From one Sphingomonas sp. BT-65 genomic stretch:
- a CDS encoding bifunctional UDP-sugar hydrolase/5'-nucleotidase: MKRITLAALGALALAGCAQQRAAGPAGAPLTVKIIAFNDFHGALETPGRAIDVQAPDGSVVKVPAGGAAYFASAVKSLRAKAAHSVVVAAGDLTSASPLVSSLFLDEPTVKALSMAGLEINAAGNHEFDRGAEELKRLQQGGCAKLTKVQPCQIEPFKGAAYSYLAGNTIQADGTSLFPGTALRSFGSGRGKVTIGFIGLTTRLTGNYVDPAGIKGITFADEADTANRLAADLKARGADAVVMLVHEGGYPARSDQPDKCDGLSGPIVDIAKRLTPAIDVIVSGHTHRAYICDYGATDPARPLLLTSAGNNGVMLTDIDLSFDPVTKRVVGKDARQVIVQGDGVTSSAGPVKPAPAFPTFAADPAVAAHVARYAAAAEPRAKRVVGRASGPILRDENDDMKESPLGLLIADSQLAATRASGAQVALMNPGGVRASLTPTDGRVTFGDLYTVQPFGNNLQVKEMTGAQLRAVLEQQFAKADGTALLFPAGLTYSYDLSRPEGQRIIAPLVGGEPLRDDAVYRVTVNSFLGGGGDGFSAFKAGRDVAGGMLDLDALEAWFARGQMVEPPALGRVKDVTPR, from the coding sequence ATGAAGCGGATCACTCTGGCGGCGCTGGGCGCGCTGGCGCTGGCTGGCTGTGCGCAACAGCGGGCGGCTGGGCCTGCGGGCGCGCCGCTGACCGTGAAGATCATCGCCTTCAACGACTTCCATGGCGCGCTCGAGACGCCGGGGCGGGCGATTGACGTGCAGGCGCCGGACGGATCGGTGGTCAAGGTGCCGGCGGGCGGCGCGGCCTATTTCGCCAGTGCGGTGAAGTCGCTCAGGGCCAAGGCGGCGCACAGCGTGGTGGTCGCGGCAGGCGACCTCACCAGCGCGAGCCCGCTGGTCTCGTCGCTGTTCCTCGACGAGCCGACGGTCAAGGCGCTGAGCATGGCCGGGCTCGAGATCAACGCCGCGGGCAATCACGAGTTCGATCGCGGCGCCGAGGAACTGAAGCGGCTCCAACAGGGCGGCTGCGCCAAGCTGACCAAGGTCCAGCCGTGCCAGATCGAGCCGTTCAAGGGCGCGGCCTATAGCTATCTCGCCGGCAATACGATCCAGGCGGATGGGACCAGCCTGTTCCCCGGCACCGCGCTGCGCAGCTTCGGCAGCGGCCGGGGCAAGGTGACGATTGGCTTCATCGGGCTGACGACGCGACTGACCGGCAACTATGTCGATCCGGCGGGGATCAAGGGCATCACCTTCGCCGACGAGGCGGACACTGCGAACCGGCTGGCGGCGGACCTCAAGGCCAGGGGCGCCGACGCGGTGGTGATGCTGGTGCACGAGGGCGGCTATCCCGCGCGCTCCGATCAGCCCGACAAGTGCGATGGCCTGTCGGGGCCGATCGTCGACATCGCCAAGCGGCTGACCCCGGCGATCGACGTGATCGTGTCGGGCCATACGCACCGCGCCTATATCTGCGACTATGGCGCGACCGACCCCGCCAGGCCGTTGCTGCTGACCAGCGCAGGCAACAATGGCGTGATGCTGACCGACATCGACCTGAGCTTCGATCCCGTGACCAAGCGGGTGGTGGGCAAGGACGCACGCCAGGTGATCGTGCAGGGCGACGGCGTGACGAGCAGCGCCGGGCCGGTGAAGCCCGCGCCCGCCTTCCCGACCTTCGCCGCCGATCCGGCGGTCGCGGCGCATGTCGCGCGCTACGCCGCGGCCGCCGAGCCGCGGGCGAAGCGGGTCGTGGGCCGGGCGTCCGGGCCGATCCTGCGCGACGAGAATGACGACATGAAGGAGTCGCCGCTGGGCTTGCTGATCGCGGATTCGCAGCTTGCGGCGACACGGGCGAGCGGGGCGCAGGTGGCGCTGATGAATCCGGGCGGAGTGCGCGCCTCGCTCACGCCGACGGATGGCCGGGTAACCTTTGGCGACCTCTATACGGTGCAGCCGTTCGGGAACAATCTGCAGGTCAAGGAGATGACCGGGGCGCAGTTGCGCGCGGTGCTGGAGCAGCAATTCGCCAAAGCCGACGGCACGGCGCTGCTGTTCCCGGCGGGGCTCACCTACAGCTACGATCTGTCCAGGCCCGAGGGGCAGCGGATCATCGCGCCGCTGGTGGGCGGCGAGCCGCTGCGCGACGATGCGGTCTATCGCGTGACGGTGAACAGCTTCCTCGGTGGAGGCGGCGATGGGTTCAGCGCGTTCAAGGCGGGCAGGGACGTGGCGGGCGGAATGCTCGACCTCGACGCGCTGGAGGCATGGTTTGCGCGGGGGCAGATGGTGGAGCCCCCGGCATTGGGGCGGGTCAAGGACGTGACGCCGCGTTAA
- the nusB gene encoding transcription antitermination factor NusB, with protein sequence MPSPTAKSRSKARAAARLAAVQALYQQEMEKTPLPRLLNEFHQHRLGATIEDVEYADADTDFFDDIVQGVDARRDEIDALIASKLSSDWSFDRLDRPMRQILRAGAYELLARNDVPTGAAISEYLDVTDAFYDRREKGFVNGLLDAIAKAVRS encoded by the coding sequence ATGCCTAGCCCAACCGCCAAGTCCCGTTCCAAGGCCCGCGCCGCCGCGCGCCTCGCCGCCGTCCAGGCGCTCTACCAGCAGGAGATGGAGAAGACCCCGCTTCCCAGGCTGCTCAACGAGTTCCACCAGCACCGGCTCGGCGCCACGATCGAGGATGTCGAGTATGCTGATGCCGACACCGATTTCTTCGACGACATCGTTCAGGGCGTCGATGCGCGCCGCGACGAGATCGACGCGCTGATCGCCTCCAAGCTCAGCAGCGACTGGAGCTTCGACCGGCTCGACCGCCCGATGCGCCAGATCCTGCGCGCCGGCGCCTATGAGCTGCTCGCCCGCAACGACGTGCCCACCGGTGCCGCGATCAGCGAGTATCTCGACGTCACCGACGCCTTTTACGACCGCCGCGAGAAGGGCTTCGTCAACGGCCTGCTCGACGCCATCGCCAAGGCGGTGCGGAGCTGA
- a CDS encoding BolA family transcriptional regulator: protein MTSPATGPVAQQIAARLTAALAPSKLDVINDSAKHRGHMGDDGSGESHFTVVIESAAFTGKSRLERQRLVNRALGDLMTERVHAMAIRATAPEEA from the coding sequence ATGACCAGTCCCGCTACCGGCCCCGTCGCCCAGCAAATCGCCGCCCGCCTCACCGCGGCGCTCGCCCCGTCGAAGCTCGACGTGATCAACGACAGCGCGAAGCATCGCGGCCATATGGGCGACGATGGCAGCGGCGAATCGCACTTCACCGTGGTGATCGAGAGCGCCGCCTTCACCGGCAAGTCGCGCCTCGAACGCCAGCGCCTGGTCAACCGCGCGCTCGGCGACCTGATGACCGAGCGAGTCCACGCCATGGCGATCCGCGCCACCGCCCCGGAGGAAGCATGA
- the hisD gene encoding histidinol dehydrogenase yields MIRLSTSEPGFAQAFRDLVDARREADADVARDVRTIVASVRDEGDAALHAFTRKFDRHDLNDTGWRIEKADCAAALDALEPKLRDALQLAADRITAYHEKQKPADSDTTDAAGVRTGARWNAVEAAGVYVPGGRAAYPSSVLMNAIPAKVAGVDRLVMVTPTPDGEINPLVLAAAEIAGVDEIWRVGGAQAIAALAYGTGRIAAVDVITGPGNAWVAEAKRQLYGVVGIDMVAGPSEIVVVADGKNDPEWIAADLLSQSEHDPTSQSILLTDDAVFAGKVAEAVDRQIGALSTKAVARASWDANGAIILTATLDEAIPLVNKLAPEHLEIACDDPDALFARVRHAGSVFLGRMTPEAIGDYVAGPNHVLPTGRRARFASGLSVLDFMKRTSFLALDDAGLAAIGPAAVALAEAEGLPAHAKSVAVRLGTNHA; encoded by the coding sequence GTGATCCGCCTCTCCACCTCCGAGCCCGGCTTCGCCCAGGCGTTCCGCGACCTGGTCGACGCCCGGCGCGAGGCCGACGCCGATGTCGCGCGCGACGTGCGCACGATCGTCGCCAGCGTCCGCGACGAGGGCGACGCCGCGCTCCACGCCTTCACCAGGAAGTTCGACCGCCACGACTTGAACGACACCGGCTGGCGGATCGAGAAGGCCGATTGCGCCGCCGCGCTCGACGCGCTCGAGCCGAAGTTGCGCGACGCGCTCCAGCTCGCCGCCGACCGCATCACCGCCTATCACGAAAAGCAGAAGCCGGCCGACAGCGATACCACCGACGCCGCGGGCGTACGCACCGGCGCGCGCTGGAACGCGGTCGAGGCGGCGGGCGTCTATGTCCCCGGTGGCCGCGCGGCCTATCCCAGCTCGGTGCTGATGAACGCCATCCCGGCCAAGGTCGCTGGGGTCGATCGCCTCGTCATGGTCACACCGACCCCCGACGGCGAGATCAACCCGCTCGTCCTCGCCGCGGCCGAGATCGCCGGCGTCGACGAGATCTGGCGCGTCGGCGGCGCGCAGGCGATCGCCGCGCTCGCTTACGGCACCGGCCGCATCGCCGCGGTCGACGTGATCACCGGCCCCGGCAACGCCTGGGTCGCGGAGGCCAAGCGCCAGCTCTATGGCGTGGTCGGGATCGACATGGTCGCCGGGCCGAGCGAGATCGTCGTGGTTGCCGACGGCAAGAACGATCCCGAATGGATCGCCGCCGACCTGCTCAGCCAGTCCGAGCACGACCCCACCAGCCAGTCGATCCTGCTCACCGACGACGCGGTCTTCGCGGGCAAGGTGGCCGAGGCGGTGGATCGCCAGATCGGCGCGCTCTCGACCAAGGCAGTCGCCCGCGCGAGCTGGGACGCCAACGGCGCAATCATCCTCACCGCCACGCTCGACGAGGCGATCCCGCTGGTCAACAAGCTCGCCCCCGAGCATCTCGAGATTGCCTGCGACGATCCCGACGCCCTCTTCGCCCGCGTCCGCCATGCCGGCTCGGTGTTCCTCGGCCGCATGACGCCCGAGGCGATCGGCGATTACGTCGCCGGCCCCAACCACGTCCTCCCCACCGGCCGCCGCGCACGCTTCGCGAGCGGCCTGTCGGTGCTCGATTTCATGAAGCGCACCAGCTTCCTCGCCCTCGACGATGCCGGCCTCGCCGCCATCGGCCCCGCCGCGGTCGCGCTGGCGGAAGCCGAGGGCCTGCCCGCGCACGCGAAATCGGTCGCCGTGCGTTTAGGAACCAATCATGCCTAG
- a CDS encoding NUDIX hydrolase codes for MTERTLRPAARILLTDPAGRVLLFRFTPDGRPPFWCTPGGALDPGESYEEAARRELREETGLDLNCGPEIARRQVEFVTVEGVPVSADERYFAVRTEITDIDCGGHTDLEQSVMREWRWFDREQLERHDEPYFPSDLGAMLALMEA; via the coding sequence ATGACCGAACGTACGCTCCGTCCGGCGGCACGCATCCTGCTGACGGATCCGGCCGGGCGCGTCCTGCTGTTCCGCTTCACGCCGGACGGACGGCCGCCCTTCTGGTGCACGCCGGGTGGTGCGCTCGATCCGGGCGAAAGCTATGAAGAGGCCGCCCGGCGCGAGCTGCGCGAAGAGACCGGGCTCGACCTCAATTGCGGGCCGGAGATCGCACGCCGTCAGGTCGAGTTCGTGACGGTCGAAGGCGTGCCGGTCAGCGCCGACGAACGCTATTTCGCGGTACGCACGGAAATCACCGACATCGATTGCGGCGGTCACACCGATCTGGAACAGAGCGTGATGCGCGAATGGCGCTGGTTCGACCGCGAACAGCTGGAGCGCCACGATGAACCCTATTTCCCCAGCGACCTGGGGGCGATGCTGGCGCTGATGGAGGCATGA
- the hisG gene encoding ATP phosphoribosyltransferase, whose amino-acid sequence MSEPIILAVPKGRILEEALPLLAHAGIIPEPAFADEGSRALRFKTNRPDIDLIRVRAFDVATFVAHGAAQLGIVGSDVLDEFAYSELYAPVDLGIGHCRLSVAEPAALAATDDPRGWSHVRVATKYPSLTRRHFEARGVQAECIKLNGAMELAPILGLAPRIVDLVSSGRTLKENGLVEVEVIREVTSRLIANRAAFKTRPEVVPLVDAFRRAVEREAA is encoded by the coding sequence ATGTCGGAGCCGATCATCCTTGCCGTGCCCAAGGGACGCATCCTCGAAGAGGCGCTTCCCCTGCTCGCGCATGCCGGGATCATCCCCGAACCGGCCTTCGCCGACGAGGGCAGCCGCGCACTCAGGTTCAAGACCAACCGCCCGGACATCGACCTGATCCGCGTGCGCGCGTTCGACGTCGCGACCTTCGTCGCGCACGGCGCGGCGCAGCTCGGCATCGTCGGCTCGGACGTGCTCGACGAATTCGCCTATTCCGAGCTCTACGCGCCGGTCGATCTCGGCATCGGCCATTGCCGCCTGTCGGTCGCCGAACCGGCCGCGCTCGCCGCGACCGACGATCCGCGCGGCTGGAGCCATGTCCGCGTCGCCACCAAATATCCCTCGCTTACCCGCCGCCATTTCGAGGCGCGCGGCGTGCAGGCCGAGTGCATCAAGCTCAATGGCGCGATGGAGCTGGCCCCGATCCTCGGCCTTGCCCCGCGCATCGTCGACCTGGTCTCGTCGGGCCGCACGCTCAAGGAGAATGGCCTGGTCGAGGTCGAGGTGATCCGCGAGGTCACCAGCCGCCTGATCGCCAACCGCGCCGCGTTCAAGACCCGGCCCGAGGTCGTCCCGCTGGTCGATGCCTTCCGCCGCGCGGTCGAGCGCGAGGCGGCGTGA
- a CDS encoding DUF2332 domain-containing protein, whose translation MRDWMTSNDVRAAFANQVAYCRANGGTITMCVVEAILANIDGPGTFLKAIREWPGVPMADALPLRAAAGLHALNLTGAEPALAPLYAGEPEALADAERLVGEAIARHDAALLPWLDGPPQTNEAGRSWGYVAAMLWLGAQGLPPRWECFEIGSSAGINLMIDRYRYELGGVGVGPVQSGMRIAPEWRGEPPPAPPPGWGFEAIRGCDLAPVDLTDPAQLLRLRAFVWREHTERFARLDFAAHAAGEKKPDLVQGDAAEFVEAQLARPQAPGSTRVLMHSIVWQYLGDARRARITAAMETAGARASAERPLAWIMLEANRETLQHELVVRYWPGGGERHLLGVAHPHGAWAEWF comes from the coding sequence ATGCGCGACTGGATGACTTCGAACGATGTGCGGGCGGCGTTCGCCAACCAGGTTGCTTATTGCCGGGCGAATGGCGGAACGATCACGATGTGCGTGGTCGAGGCGATCCTGGCGAATATCGACGGCCCGGGCACGTTCCTGAAGGCGATCCGTGAATGGCCGGGCGTCCCGATGGCCGATGCGCTGCCGTTGCGCGCGGCGGCGGGGCTGCACGCGCTCAATCTGACCGGGGCAGAGCCGGCGCTGGCGCCGCTCTATGCCGGTGAGCCCGAGGCGCTGGCCGATGCCGAGCGGCTGGTGGGCGAGGCGATCGCGCGGCATGACGCGGCGCTGTTGCCATGGCTCGACGGGCCGCCGCAGACCAACGAGGCGGGGCGCTCCTGGGGCTATGTGGCGGCGATGCTGTGGCTCGGCGCGCAGGGGCTGCCGCCGCGCTGGGAGTGTTTCGAGATCGGGTCGAGCGCGGGAATCAACCTGATGATCGATCGCTATCGCTACGAGCTGGGCGGGGTCGGCGTCGGACCGGTCCAGTCGGGGATGCGGATCGCGCCCGAATGGCGTGGGGAGCCCCCGCCTGCACCGCCGCCGGGCTGGGGGTTCGAGGCGATCCGGGGTTGCGACCTCGCGCCGGTCGACCTGACCGATCCCGCGCAGCTGCTGCGGCTGCGGGCGTTCGTTTGGCGTGAGCACACGGAACGGTTTGCGCGACTGGACTTCGCAGCGCACGCGGCGGGGGAGAAGAAGCCCGATCTGGTGCAGGGGGATGCAGCGGAATTCGTCGAGGCGCAGCTGGCCAGGCCGCAGGCGCCGGGGAGCACGCGGGTGCTGATGCACTCGATCGTCTGGCAATATCTGGGCGATGCGCGGCGAGCGCGGATCACTGCGGCGATGGAGACGGCGGGCGCGCGGGCGAGCGCGGAACGGCCGCTGGCGTGGATCATGCTGGAGGCGAACCGCGAGACGCTGCAACATGAGCTGGTGGTGCGCTATTGGCCGGGAGGCGGCGAGCGCCACTTGCTCGGCGTGGCGCATCCACATGGCGCCTGGGCGGAGTGGTTCTGA
- a CDS encoding DUF6157 family protein: MYTTNYRDTLVTVSSDCPVSVGTIPEKPGSVAGAQHALLKGPPYAMTSDDLLHAAHVARGGDKDRESFFAKPQACLRASPLVKLFGWGIHHDGEGRIALVAMESDAYARLLADPAVKKTPGMRRSR; encoded by the coding sequence ATGTACACGACCAATTATCGCGACACGCTGGTGACGGTGTCGTCCGACTGTCCGGTCAGCGTAGGGACGATTCCCGAAAAGCCCGGGTCGGTCGCCGGGGCGCAGCACGCGCTGCTCAAAGGGCCACCCTATGCGATGACCAGCGACGACCTGCTCCACGCCGCGCATGTCGCACGGGGCGGGGACAAGGACCGCGAGAGTTTTTTCGCCAAGCCGCAGGCGTGCCTGCGCGCGTCGCCGCTGGTCAAGCTGTTCGGCTGGGGGATCCATCATGACGGCGAGGGGCGTATCGCGCTGGTGGCGATGGAGAGCGACGCCTATGCGCGGCTGCTCGCCGATCCGGCGGTCAAGAAGACGCCCGGGATGCGCCGCAGCCGCTAG
- a CDS encoding J domain-containing protein → MEAPGRLCAEPGCAEPGEFRAPLLGDRRPSDHPPEYRWLCLDHVRAFNAGYNFFSGMSPDEIHAAQRPLAGWERETRAFSATGGVDRPPRWADFSDPLDAIGARWRQAMPAERKDGKPLSGKDRDALRTLELEVDADRMALRRRYSELVRKYHPDRNGGDRSHEGALQRVIEAYQQLKASPAFA, encoded by the coding sequence GTGGAAGCGCCCGGGCGGCTGTGCGCGGAGCCGGGCTGCGCGGAGCCGGGCGAGTTCCGCGCGCCGCTGCTGGGCGACCGGCGCCCGAGCGACCATCCGCCCGAATATCGCTGGCTGTGCCTCGACCATGTCCGCGCGTTCAACGCGGGCTACAACTTCTTCTCGGGCATGAGCCCCGACGAGATCCACGCGGCGCAGCGGCCGCTCGCCGGGTGGGAGCGCGAGACGCGGGCGTTCAGCGCGACGGGTGGCGTGGACCGGCCGCCGCGCTGGGCCGACTTCAGCGATCCGCTCGATGCGATCGGTGCGCGCTGGCGCCAGGCGATGCCGGCCGAGCGCAAGGACGGCAAGCCGCTGTCGGGGAAGGACCGCGACGCGCTGCGAACGCTGGAGCTGGAAGTCGATGCGGACCGGATGGCGCTGCGGCGGCGCTATTCGGAGCTGGTGCGCAAATACCATCCGGACCGCAATGGCGGGGACCGCAGCCACGAGGGGGCGTTGCAACGGGTGATCGAGGCCTATCAGCAGCTCAAGGCCTCGCCTGCATTCGCGTAG
- a CDS encoding TIGR04222 domain-containing membrane protein, translating into MSLGPFDWTGGPFLTLYAILLVIVVIAGIVIPIRLLPEGRSQKVRDPDSLAYLAGGRTRFADGIITRLLAGRALAMNGKNKLDVLMRNGATPVENSVLALSPPLDWPRIERTLRPAADTLLERLRHAGLMLTGAERANLRYWALLPYLTLLMFGATKWFIGDARERPVGFLTLLLIVTAVLALIRAFSIARLTRAGREALSEARTDADRIRRAPLPAETGLAVALFGTAVLAGSEFDAFHKMRAASGDGGSSGGGDGGGDGGCGGGGCGGCGS; encoded by the coding sequence ATGTCTCTCGGCCCCTTTGACTGGACCGGCGGACCCTTTCTCACCCTCTACGCGATCCTGCTGGTCATCGTCGTGATCGCGGGGATCGTCATCCCGATCCGGCTGCTGCCCGAAGGCCGCAGCCAGAAGGTGCGCGACCCCGACAGCCTTGCCTATCTCGCCGGCGGCCGCACGCGCTTCGCCGACGGGATCATCACCCGCCTGCTCGCCGGACGCGCGCTGGCGATGAACGGCAAGAACAAGCTCGACGTCCTCATGCGCAACGGCGCGACGCCGGTTGAGAACAGCGTGCTCGCCCTCTCCCCGCCGCTCGACTGGCCGCGGATCGAGCGTACGCTGCGGCCGGCCGCCGACACGCTGCTCGAAAGGCTCCGGCACGCCGGCCTGATGCTCACCGGCGCCGAGCGCGCCAACCTGCGCTACTGGGCGCTGCTGCCCTATCTCACGCTGCTGATGTTCGGCGCCACCAAATGGTTCATCGGCGACGCGCGCGAGCGGCCAGTCGGGTTCCTCACCCTCCTGCTGATCGTCACCGCGGTGCTCGCGCTGATCCGCGCCTTCTCGATCGCCAGACTCACCCGCGCCGGCCGCGAGGCGCTGAGCGAGGCGCGCACGGATGCCGACCGCATCCGCCGCGCCCCGCTTCCCGCCGAGACCGGCCTCGCAGTGGCCCTGTTCGGCACCGCGGTGCTGGCCGGCTCCGAGTTCGACGCCTTCCACAAGATGCGCGCGGCGAGCGGCGATGGCGGCTCGTCGGGGGGCGGCGACGGCGGTGGTGACGGCGGCTGCGGCGGAGGCGGCTGCGGCGGCTGCGGAAGCTAG
- a CDS encoding pirin family protein translates to MTTDDLFIHTITPTTHDLGGFKVHRTLPSRPRTMVGPFIFFDQMGPAHLEIGTGIDVRPHPHINLATVTYLFAGAIDHRDSIGTFATIEPGAVNLMTAGNGIVHSERSPQSERDAGPELSGIQTWLALPERVEEMDPAFEHVAATDLPIVDSGNARARVIMGSLWGASAPTTTYAGTIYADIELAPNSSVPIDAEADERAVYLAMGQASLDGWELEPQTLYVLRPGTAATLRSTNGGRVMLCGGEAFATPRHVWWNFVSSDRDRINQAKEDWKAGLFPKVPGDDKEFIPIPEVPKTVSYP, encoded by the coding sequence ATGACCACCGACGATCTCTTCATCCACACGATCACGCCGACCACGCACGATCTCGGCGGGTTCAAGGTCCACCGCACATTGCCCTCGCGTCCGCGCACGATGGTCGGCCCCTTCATCTTCTTCGACCAGATGGGCCCGGCGCATCTGGAGATCGGCACCGGCATCGACGTACGCCCGCATCCGCATATCAACCTCGCCACGGTCACCTATCTTTTCGCGGGCGCGATCGACCATCGCGACAGCATCGGCACCTTCGCGACGATCGAGCCGGGCGCGGTCAACCTGATGACCGCGGGCAACGGCATCGTCCACAGCGAGCGCTCGCCCCAGTCCGAGCGCGACGCCGGCCCCGAGCTCTCCGGCATCCAGACCTGGCTCGCACTGCCCGAGCGCGTCGAAGAGATGGACCCGGCGTTCGAGCATGTCGCCGCCACCGACCTCCCCATCGTCGATTCCGGCAACGCCCGCGCCCGTGTCATCATGGGTTCGCTGTGGGGCGCCAGCGCACCGACCACCACCTATGCCGGCACCATCTATGCCGATATCGAGCTCGCGCCGAACAGCAGCGTGCCGATCGATGCGGAGGCGGACGAGCGCGCGGTCTATCTCGCCATGGGCCAGGCTTCGCTCGACGGCTGGGAGCTCGAGCCGCAGACGCTCTACGTGCTGCGCCCGGGCACCGCCGCCACGCTACGCTCGACCAACGGCGGCCGTGTCATGCTGTGCGGCGGCGAGGCCTTCGCCACCCCGCGCCATGTGTGGTGGAACTTCGTCTCGTCCGACCGCGACCGCATCAACCAGGCCAAGGAGGACTGGAAGGCCGGCCTGTTCCCCAAGGTGCCCGGCGACGACAAGGAGTTCATCCCGATCCCCGAAGTGCCCAAGACGGTGAGCTACCCCTGA
- a CDS encoding alpha/beta fold hydrolase — protein MADFELQRIALPTGVELDVATAGDPAAPAIILLHGFPESHRTWRHQIPELAQTHFVIAPDQRGFARSSKPEGVENYAPDKTVADLLALATHFGKDRFVLVGHDWGGAIAWMAALQHPDRVERLIIVNAPHPFVFQKSLFDDMAQRAASQYIRLFRNPGLDAQIAAMGLGTFFDTTFVRHADPELLAPERDAYLDEWSQPGAMTAMLNWYRASAIAVPAMDETPERPAFLDGPFPPLRMPVLVIWGMGDKALLPVQLDGLDGLVPDLKVVKVDAGHFVPWEKPEAVTAAIQGWLP, from the coding sequence ATGGCGGACTTCGAGCTTCAGCGCATCGCGCTGCCCACCGGCGTCGAGCTCGACGTCGCCACCGCCGGCGACCCCGCGGCGCCGGCGATCATCCTGCTCCACGGCTTCCCCGAATCGCACCGCACCTGGCGTCACCAGATCCCCGAGCTCGCGCAGACCCATTTCGTCATCGCCCCCGACCAGCGCGGCTTCGCGCGCTCGTCCAAGCCCGAGGGCGTCGAGAACTACGCGCCGGACAAGACCGTCGCCGACCTGCTCGCGCTCGCGACGCATTTCGGCAAGGACCGCTTCGTCCTGGTCGGCCATGACTGGGGCGGCGCGATCGCGTGGATGGCCGCGCTCCAGCATCCCGACCGGGTCGAGCGCCTCATCATCGTCAACGCACCCCACCCCTTCGTCTTCCAGAAGTCGCTGTTCGACGACATGGCGCAGCGCGCCGCCAGCCAGTATATCCGCCTGTTCCGCAATCCTGGCCTCGACGCGCAGATCGCCGCGATGGGCCTCGGCACCTTCTTCGACACCACCTTCGTCCGGCACGCCGATCCTGAACTGCTCGCGCCAGAGCGCGACGCCTATCTCGACGAATGGAGCCAGCCCGGCGCGATGACCGCGATGCTCAACTGGTACCGCGCCAGCGCCATTGCCGTTCCTGCAATGGACGAGACGCCCGAGCGCCCCGCCTTTCTCGACGGCCCCTTCCCGCCGCTGCGGATGCCGGTGCTCGTCATCTGGGGCATGGGCGACAAGGCACTGCTCCCCGTCCAGCTCGACGGGCTCGATGGGCTCGTTCCCGACCTCAAGGTCGTCAAGGTCGACGCCGGCCACTTCGTGCCGTGGGAGAAGCCGGAAGCGGTCACCGCGGCGATCCAGGGCTGGCTGCCCTAG